The Macaca fascicularis isolate 582-1 chromosome 1, T2T-MFA8v1.1 genome includes a window with the following:
- the CELF3 gene encoding CUGBP Elav-like family member 3 isoform X10, with the protein MNRPIQVKPADSESRGDRKLFVGMLGKQQTDEDVRKMFEPFGTIDECTVLRGPDGTSKGCAFVKFQTHAEAQAAINTLHSSRTLPGASSSLVVKFADTEKERGLRRMQQVATQLGMFSPIALQFGAYSAYTQALMQQQAALVAAHSAYLSPMATMAAVQMQHMAAINANGLIATPITPSSGTSTPPAIAATPVSAIPAALGVNGYSPVPTQPTGQPAPDALYPNGVHPYPAQSPAAPVDPLQQAYAGMQHYTAAYPAAYSLVAPAFPQPPALVAQQPPPPPQQQQQQQQQQQQQQQQQQQREGPDGCNIFIYHLPQEFTDSEILQMFVPFGHVISAKVFVDRATNQSKCFGFVSFDNPASAQAAIQAMNGFQIGMKRLKVQLKRPKDANRPY; encoded by the exons aTGAACAGGCCGATCCAGGTCAAGCCAGCCGACAGCGAGAGCCGAGGAG ACCGGAAGCTGTTTGTGGGGATGCTAGGGAAGCAGCAGACAGATGAGGATGTCCGGAAGATGTTTGAGCCCTTCGGCACCATCGACGAGTGCACTGTGCTCCGGGGGCCAGATGGCACTAGCAAAG GTTGCGCCTTCGTGAAGTTCCAGACCCACGCCGAGGCCCAGGCAGCCATCAACACCCTTCACAGCAGCCGGACCCTGCCA GGTGCCTCGTCCAGCCTGGTGGTGAAGTTTGCTGACACTGAGAAGGAGCGGGGTCTCCGCCGCATGCAGCAGGTGGCCACCCAGCTGGGCATGTTCAGCCCCATCGCCCTCCAGTTCGGAGCCTACAGCGCCTACACCCAGGCC ctGATGCAGCAGCAGGCGGCCCTGGTAGCGGCTCACAGTGCCTACCTCAGCCCCATGGCCACCATGGCTGCTGTGCAGATGCAGCACATGGCTGCCATCAATGCCAATGGCCTCATCGCCACCCCCATCACCCCATCCTCAG GAACCAGCACCCCTCCTGCCATCGCTGCCACGCCTGTCTCTGCCATTCCGGCTGCCCTGGGCGTCAACGGCTACAGCCCGGTGCCCACTCAGCCCACTGGGCAGCCCGCCCCTGATGCTCTGTATCCCAACGGGGTTCACCCCTACCCAG CCCAGAGCCCCGCAGCTCCCGTGGACCCCCTGCAGCAGGCCTACGCGGGGATGCAGCACTACACAG caGCCTACCCAGCAGCCTACAGCCTGGTGGCGCCTGCATTCCCGCAGCCTCCAGCCCTGGTCGCCCAGCAGCCCCCACCACCCcctcaacagcagcagcagcagcagcagcagcagcagcagcagcagcagcagcagcagcaaagagAAG GCCCTGATGGCTGCAATATCTTCATCTACCACCTGCCCCAGGAGTTCACTGACTCAGAGATCCTCCAGATGTTTGTCCCCTTTGGCCATGTCATCTCAGCCAAAGTCTTTGTTGACCGGGCCACCAATCAGAGCAAATGTTTTG GCTTTGTGAGTTTCGACAATCCGGCCAGTGCCCAGGCTGCCATCCAGGCCATGAATGGCTTCCAGATCGGCATGAAGCGCCTCAAAGTCCAGCTAAAGCGGCCTAAGGATGCCAACCGGCCCTACTGA
- the CELF3 gene encoding CUGBP Elav-like family member 3 isoform X11 — protein sequence MNRPIQVKPADSESRGEDRKLFVGMLGKQQTDEDVRKMFEPFGTIDECTVLRGPDGTSKGCAFVKFQTHAEAQAAINTLHSSRTLPGASSSLVVKFADTEKERGLRRMQQVATQLGMFSPIALQFGAYSAYTQALMQQQAALVAAHSAYLSPMATMAAVQMQHMAAINANGLIATPITPSSGTSTPPAIAATPVSAIPAALGVNGYSPVPTQPTGQPAPDALYPNGVHPYPAQSPAAPVDPLQQAYAGMQHYTAYPAAYSLVAPAFPQPPALVAQQPPPPPQQQQQQQQQQQQQQQQQQQREGPDGCNIFIYHLPQEFTDSEILQMFVPFGHVISAKVFVDRATNQSKCFGFVSFDNPASAQAAIQAMNGFQIGMKRLKVQLKRPKDANRPY from the exons aTGAACAGGCCGATCCAGGTCAAGCCAGCCGACAGCGAGAGCCGAGGAG AAGACCGGAAGCTGTTTGTGGGGATGCTAGGGAAGCAGCAGACAGATGAGGATGTCCGGAAGATGTTTGAGCCCTTCGGCACCATCGACGAGTGCACTGTGCTCCGGGGGCCAGATGGCACTAGCAAAG GTTGCGCCTTCGTGAAGTTCCAGACCCACGCCGAGGCCCAGGCAGCCATCAACACCCTTCACAGCAGCCGGACCCTGCCA GGTGCCTCGTCCAGCCTGGTGGTGAAGTTTGCTGACACTGAGAAGGAGCGGGGTCTCCGCCGCATGCAGCAGGTGGCCACCCAGCTGGGCATGTTCAGCCCCATCGCCCTCCAGTTCGGAGCCTACAGCGCCTACACCCAGGCC ctGATGCAGCAGCAGGCGGCCCTGGTAGCGGCTCACAGTGCCTACCTCAGCCCCATGGCCACCATGGCTGCTGTGCAGATGCAGCACATGGCTGCCATCAATGCCAATGGCCTCATCGCCACCCCCATCACCCCATCCTCAG GAACCAGCACCCCTCCTGCCATCGCTGCCACGCCTGTCTCTGCCATTCCGGCTGCCCTGGGCGTCAACGGCTACAGCCCGGTGCCCACTCAGCCCACTGGGCAGCCCGCCCCTGATGCTCTGTATCCCAACGGGGTTCACCCCTACCCAG CCCAGAGCCCCGCAGCTCCCGTGGACCCCCTGCAGCAGGCCTACGCGGGGATGCAGCACTACACAG CCTACCCAGCAGCCTACAGCCTGGTGGCGCCTGCATTCCCGCAGCCTCCAGCCCTGGTCGCCCAGCAGCCCCCACCACCCcctcaacagcagcagcagcagcagcagcagcagcagcagcagcagcagcagcagcagcaaagagAAG GCCCTGATGGCTGCAATATCTTCATCTACCACCTGCCCCAGGAGTTCACTGACTCAGAGATCCTCCAGATGTTTGTCCCCTTTGGCCATGTCATCTCAGCCAAAGTCTTTGTTGACCGGGCCACCAATCAGAGCAAATGTTTTG GCTTTGTGAGTTTCGACAATCCGGCCAGTGCCCAGGCTGCCATCCAGGCCATGAATGGCTTCCAGATCGGCATGAAGCGCCTCAAAGTCCAGCTAAAGCGGCCTAAGGATGCCAACCGGCCCTACTGA
- the CELF3 gene encoding CUGBP Elav-like family member 3 isoform X9, whose amino-acid sequence MNRPIQVKPADSESRGEDRKLFVGMLGKQQTDEDVRKMFEPFGTIDECTVLRGPDGTSKGCAFVKFQTHAEAQAAINTLHSSRTLPGASSSLVVKFADTEKERGLRRMQQVATQLGMFSPIALQFGAYSAYTQALMQQQAALVAAHSAYLSPMATMAAVQMQHMAAINANGLIATPITPSSGTSTPPAIAATPVSAIPAALGVNGYSPVPTQPTGQPAPDALYPNGVHPYPAQSPAAPVDPLQQAYAGMQHYTAAYPAAYSLVAPAFPQPPALVAQQPPPPPQQQQQQQQQQQQQQQQQQQREGPDGCNIFIYHLPQEFTDSEILQMFVPFGHVISAKVFVDRATNQSKCFGFVSFDNPASAQAAIQAMNGFQIGMKRLKVQLKRPKDANRPY is encoded by the exons aTGAACAGGCCGATCCAGGTCAAGCCAGCCGACAGCGAGAGCCGAGGAG AAGACCGGAAGCTGTTTGTGGGGATGCTAGGGAAGCAGCAGACAGATGAGGATGTCCGGAAGATGTTTGAGCCCTTCGGCACCATCGACGAGTGCACTGTGCTCCGGGGGCCAGATGGCACTAGCAAAG GTTGCGCCTTCGTGAAGTTCCAGACCCACGCCGAGGCCCAGGCAGCCATCAACACCCTTCACAGCAGCCGGACCCTGCCA GGTGCCTCGTCCAGCCTGGTGGTGAAGTTTGCTGACACTGAGAAGGAGCGGGGTCTCCGCCGCATGCAGCAGGTGGCCACCCAGCTGGGCATGTTCAGCCCCATCGCCCTCCAGTTCGGAGCCTACAGCGCCTACACCCAGGCC ctGATGCAGCAGCAGGCGGCCCTGGTAGCGGCTCACAGTGCCTACCTCAGCCCCATGGCCACCATGGCTGCTGTGCAGATGCAGCACATGGCTGCCATCAATGCCAATGGCCTCATCGCCACCCCCATCACCCCATCCTCAG GAACCAGCACCCCTCCTGCCATCGCTGCCACGCCTGTCTCTGCCATTCCGGCTGCCCTGGGCGTCAACGGCTACAGCCCGGTGCCCACTCAGCCCACTGGGCAGCCCGCCCCTGATGCTCTGTATCCCAACGGGGTTCACCCCTACCCAG CCCAGAGCCCCGCAGCTCCCGTGGACCCCCTGCAGCAGGCCTACGCGGGGATGCAGCACTACACAG caGCCTACCCAGCAGCCTACAGCCTGGTGGCGCCTGCATTCCCGCAGCCTCCAGCCCTGGTCGCCCAGCAGCCCCCACCACCCcctcaacagcagcagcagcagcagcagcagcagcagcagcagcagcagcagcagcagcaaagagAAG GCCCTGATGGCTGCAATATCTTCATCTACCACCTGCCCCAGGAGTTCACTGACTCAGAGATCCTCCAGATGTTTGTCCCCTTTGGCCATGTCATCTCAGCCAAAGTCTTTGTTGACCGGGCCACCAATCAGAGCAAATGTTTTG GCTTTGTGAGTTTCGACAATCCGGCCAGTGCCCAGGCTGCCATCCAGGCCATGAATGGCTTCCAGATCGGCATGAAGCGCCTCAAAGTCCAGCTAAAGCGGCCTAAGGATGCCAACCGGCCCTACTGA
- the CELF3 gene encoding CUGBP Elav-like family member 3 isoform X12, with protein sequence MNRPIQVKPADSESRGDRKLFVGMLGKQQTDEDVRKMFEPFGTIDECTVLRGPDGTSKGCAFVKFQTHAEAQAAINTLHSSRTLPGASSSLVVKFADTEKERGLRRMQQVATQLGMFSPIALQFGAYSAYTQALMQQQAALVAAHSAYLSPMATMAAVQMQHMAAINANGLIATPITPSSGTSTPPAIAATPVSAIPAALGVNGYSPVPTQPTGQPAPDALYPNGVHPYPAQSPAAPVDPLQQAYAGMQHYTAYPAAYSLVAPAFPQPPALVAQQPPPPPQQQQQQQQQQQQQQQQQQQREGPDGCNIFIYHLPQEFTDSEILQMFVPFGHVISAKVFVDRATNQSKCFGFVSFDNPASAQAAIQAMNGFQIGMKRLKVQLKRPKDANRPY encoded by the exons aTGAACAGGCCGATCCAGGTCAAGCCAGCCGACAGCGAGAGCCGAGGAG ACCGGAAGCTGTTTGTGGGGATGCTAGGGAAGCAGCAGACAGATGAGGATGTCCGGAAGATGTTTGAGCCCTTCGGCACCATCGACGAGTGCACTGTGCTCCGGGGGCCAGATGGCACTAGCAAAG GTTGCGCCTTCGTGAAGTTCCAGACCCACGCCGAGGCCCAGGCAGCCATCAACACCCTTCACAGCAGCCGGACCCTGCCA GGTGCCTCGTCCAGCCTGGTGGTGAAGTTTGCTGACACTGAGAAGGAGCGGGGTCTCCGCCGCATGCAGCAGGTGGCCACCCAGCTGGGCATGTTCAGCCCCATCGCCCTCCAGTTCGGAGCCTACAGCGCCTACACCCAGGCC ctGATGCAGCAGCAGGCGGCCCTGGTAGCGGCTCACAGTGCCTACCTCAGCCCCATGGCCACCATGGCTGCTGTGCAGATGCAGCACATGGCTGCCATCAATGCCAATGGCCTCATCGCCACCCCCATCACCCCATCCTCAG GAACCAGCACCCCTCCTGCCATCGCTGCCACGCCTGTCTCTGCCATTCCGGCTGCCCTGGGCGTCAACGGCTACAGCCCGGTGCCCACTCAGCCCACTGGGCAGCCCGCCCCTGATGCTCTGTATCCCAACGGGGTTCACCCCTACCCAG CCCAGAGCCCCGCAGCTCCCGTGGACCCCCTGCAGCAGGCCTACGCGGGGATGCAGCACTACACAG CCTACCCAGCAGCCTACAGCCTGGTGGCGCCTGCATTCCCGCAGCCTCCAGCCCTGGTCGCCCAGCAGCCCCCACCACCCcctcaacagcagcagcagcagcagcagcagcagcagcagcagcagcagcagcagcagcaaagagAAG GCCCTGATGGCTGCAATATCTTCATCTACCACCTGCCCCAGGAGTTCACTGACTCAGAGATCCTCCAGATGTTTGTCCCCTTTGGCCATGTCATCTCAGCCAAAGTCTTTGTTGACCGGGCCACCAATCAGAGCAAATGTTTTG GCTTTGTGAGTTTCGACAATCCGGCCAGTGCCCAGGCTGCCATCCAGGCCATGAATGGCTTCCAGATCGGCATGAAGCGCCTCAAAGTCCAGCTAAAGCGGCCTAAGGATGCCAACCGGCCCTACTGA
- the CELF3 gene encoding CUGBP Elav-like family member 3 isoform X7, translating to MKEPDAIKLFVGQIPRHLEEKDLKPIFEQFGRIFELTVIKDKYTGLHKGCAFLTYCARDSALKAQSALHEQKTLPGMNRPIQVKPADSESRGEDRKLFVGMLGKQQTDEDVRKMFEPFGTIDECTVLRGPDGTSKGCAFVKFQTHAEAQAAINTLHSSRTLPGASSSLVVKFADTEKERGLRRMQQVATQLGMFSPIALQFGAYSAYTQALMQQQAALVAAHSAYLSPMATMAAVQMQHMAAINANGLIATPITPSSGTSTPPAIAATPVSAIPAALGVNGYSPVPTQPTGQPAPDALYPNGVHPYPAQSPAAPVDPLQQAYAGMQHYTAYPAAYSLVAPAFPQPPALVAQQPPPPPQQQQQQQQQQQQQQQQQQQREGPDGCNIFIYHLPQEFTDSEILQMFVPFGHVISAKVFVDRATNQSKCFGFVSFDNPASAQAAIQAMNGFQIGMKRLKVQLKRPKDANRPY from the exons ATGAAGGAGCCGGATGCCATCAAGCTGTTTGTGGGGCAGATCCCGAGGCATCTGGAGGAGAAGGACCTGAAGCCCATCTTCGAACAGTTTGGTCGGATCTTCGAGCTGACTGTCATCAAGGACAAGTACACCGGGCTGCACAAGG GATGTGCCTTCCTGACATACTGTGCCCGGGATTCAGCCCTGAAGGCCCAGAGCGCCCTACACGAACAGAAGACACTTCCAGGG aTGAACAGGCCGATCCAGGTCAAGCCAGCCGACAGCGAGAGCCGAGGAG AAGACCGGAAGCTGTTTGTGGGGATGCTAGGGAAGCAGCAGACAGATGAGGATGTCCGGAAGATGTTTGAGCCCTTCGGCACCATCGACGAGTGCACTGTGCTCCGGGGGCCAGATGGCACTAGCAAAG GTTGCGCCTTCGTGAAGTTCCAGACCCACGCCGAGGCCCAGGCAGCCATCAACACCCTTCACAGCAGCCGGACCCTGCCA GGTGCCTCGTCCAGCCTGGTGGTGAAGTTTGCTGACACTGAGAAGGAGCGGGGTCTCCGCCGCATGCAGCAGGTGGCCACCCAGCTGGGCATGTTCAGCCCCATCGCCCTCCAGTTCGGAGCCTACAGCGCCTACACCCAGGCC ctGATGCAGCAGCAGGCGGCCCTGGTAGCGGCTCACAGTGCCTACCTCAGCCCCATGGCCACCATGGCTGCTGTGCAGATGCAGCACATGGCTGCCATCAATGCCAATGGCCTCATCGCCACCCCCATCACCCCATCCTCAG GAACCAGCACCCCTCCTGCCATCGCTGCCACGCCTGTCTCTGCCATTCCGGCTGCCCTGGGCGTCAACGGCTACAGCCCGGTGCCCACTCAGCCCACTGGGCAGCCCGCCCCTGATGCTCTGTATCCCAACGGGGTTCACCCCTACCCAG CCCAGAGCCCCGCAGCTCCCGTGGACCCCCTGCAGCAGGCCTACGCGGGGATGCAGCACTACACAG CCTACCCAGCAGCCTACAGCCTGGTGGCGCCTGCATTCCCGCAGCCTCCAGCCCTGGTCGCCCAGCAGCCCCCACCACCCcctcaacagcagcagcagcagcagcagcagcagcagcagcagcagcagcagcagcagcaaagagAAG GCCCTGATGGCTGCAATATCTTCATCTACCACCTGCCCCAGGAGTTCACTGACTCAGAGATCCTCCAGATGTTTGTCCCCTTTGGCCATGTCATCTCAGCCAAAGTCTTTGTTGACCGGGCCACCAATCAGAGCAAATGTTTTG GCTTTGTGAGTTTCGACAATCCGGCCAGTGCCCAGGCTGCCATCCAGGCCATGAATGGCTTCCAGATCGGCATGAAGCGCCTCAAAGTCCAGCTAAAGCGGCCTAAGGATGCCAACCGGCCCTACTGA